One window of Papaver somniferum cultivar HN1 chromosome 9, ASM357369v1, whole genome shotgun sequence genomic DNA carries:
- the LOC113313756 gene encoding 14 kDa zinc-binding protein-like translates to MAAKINSFSHFLNSGSLRQLIVSSSSKNSIVFGGFPATTQTIFPPLRTRTRFDKIISKEIPSTIVYEDGKVLAFRDINPQAPVHVIVIPKFRDGLTKLGKAEPRHSEILGHLLYTAKMVAEKEGILDGFRVVVNNGPGGCQSVYHLHLHVLGGRQMKWPPG, encoded by the exons ATGGCGGCGAAAATCAACTCCTTTTCACACTTTCT GAACTCTGGATCATTACGACAACTTATCgtgtcttcttcttccaagaattCGATTGTCTTCGGAGGATTCCCGGCAACAACTCAAACAATTTTTCCTCCTTTACGAACTCGAACCAG ATTTGACAAAATCATATCCAAGGAGATACCTTCAACCATAGTGTACGAGGATGGTAAGGTGTTGGCATTTCGTGATATCAATCCGCAAGCACCTGTGCATGTCATAGTAATTCCCAAGTTCAGGGATGGACTAACAAAGCTTGGAAAG GCTGAACCAAGGCACAGTGAGATACTGGGTCATCTTCTATATACTGCAAAGATGGTAGCAGAGAAGGAAGGCATCTTGGACGGATTTCGTGTTGTTGTCAATAATGGTCCTGGTGGCT GTCAATCTGTTTATCATCTGCACTTGCATGTACTTGGAGGAAGACAAATGAAATGGCCACCTGGTTAA
- the LOC113313758 gene encoding uncharacterized protein LOC113313758, whose protein sequence is MDKIPMIAIPIVGIVAVAVTFYAVSFNEIREKSFKDYEDSENDGAFKSSLSSRERRARKKADKQNRRN, encoded by the exons ATGGATAAAATTCCAATGATAGCAATTCCAATAGTAGGAATAGTTGCAGTCGCCGTGACTTTCTATGCAGTGAGCTTTAATGAGATTCGCGAG AAATCTTTCAAGGATTATGAAGATTCAGAAAATGATGGAGCATTCAAGTCTTCATTGAGTTCCAGGGAAAGAAGAGCCAGAAAAAAAGCTGACAAACAAAATAGAAGGAATTAG